The genomic DNA CGGCGGCGGCAACTCCGGTATCAGCGGCACGCCTTACTGCGGCGGCTGGCCGGCTCCGGTGTATCCGCCCTACCCGTCCGAAGGCGTGACGGCCACCCCCGGCGCGCTCAACTTCGGTTCCGTGGCGACCGGTTCGACGAGCGCCGCGCAGACCGTGACGGTCTCCAACCCGACCAGCACCGCCGCGTCCGTCTCCTCGATCTCCACCAGCGGCGACTACGCCCAGACCAACACCTGCGGTTCGTCGATCGCCGCGAACGGCTCCTGCACCGTCAGCGTGAAGTTCGCGCCGACCGCCACCGGCAGCCGTAGCGGATCGCTGTCCGTCAACGCGGGCGGGGTCACCAACACGGTCACGCTGTCCGGTACCGGCACCGCGCCGGGGCCCGTGCTGAACACCGATCCGGGGAGTCTGGCCTTCGCCGCCACGGTGGTCGGGTCGTCGGCGACCGCGCAGACGGTGACCGTGACGAACTCGGGCACCGCGTCGGCGACCGTCTCCGGCGTCGCGGCGACCGGTGACTTCAGCCAGACCAACACCTGCTCCACCCTCGCGGTCGGCGCGTCCTGCACGGTGACCGTCGGCTTCAAGCCCACCACGGGCGGAGCGCGCGCGGGCAACCTGACCGTCACCAGCAACGCCAACAACAGCCCGACCGTCGTCGCCCTGACCGGCACCGGCATCGACAGCACCACCAACATCGCCGCCGGGCGCCCCGCGACGGCCAGTTCGGGCAGCAGTCCGTACGTCGCCTCGAACCTCACCGACACGGACGCGTCCACGTACTGGGAGGGCACGCTCGGTGCGTTCCCGCAGTGGGCCCAGGTCGACCTCGGGCAGAACTACAGCGTCGGCAAGGTCGTGCTCAAGCTCCCGCCGGCGACGGCGTGGTCGACCCGCACACAGACCCTGTCGGTGCAGGGGTCCACGGACGGCTCCAGCTTCTCCACGGTCAAGGCCTCGGCCGGGTACACCTTCGACCCGAGCACCGGCAACACGGTGACCGTCACGTTCAGCGCCGCCACGGCGAGATACGTGCGGGTGAACATCACCGCCAACTCGGGCTGGAACGCTGCCCAGTTGTCGGACTTCGAGGTGTTCCCCAGCGGCGGCGGCTCCTCGCCGGCGACCCTGTCGGCCAGCCCGGCCTCGTTGACGTATCCCACTCAGGCGCTCAACACCAGCAGCAGCGCGCAGGCCGTCACGGTCACCAACACCGGCACCGCGGCCGCGACCGTCTCCGGCATCACCACCACGGGCGACTTCGCGCAGACCAACACCTGCGGGACGTCGATCGCGGCCAACGCCTCCTGCACGGTCAACGTCACGTTCACGCCCACCGCGTCCGGCACCCGCGCCGGTGATCTCAGCATCGCCAGCAACGCGTCGAACGGCACAACGACGGTTCCGCTGACCGGCATCGGCGCCGGCACGGTGAGCCGGAACCTGGCAGCGGGCGCGGCCACCACCGAGTCCAGCCACACCGACGTGTACGGGTCGTCGAACGTGACGGACGGCAACCAGGGCACCTACTGGGAGAGCGCCAACAACGCTTTCCCGCAGTGGGTCCAGGTCGACCTCGGTTCCGCGCAGAGCGCGAGCCGCGTCGTCCTCCAGCTCCCCGCGACCTGGGGTGCCCGCAACCAGACGCTGTCCCTGTCGGGCAGCACCGACGGTGCCACCTTCACCACCCTCAAGTCGTCGGCGACGTACGCCTTCGACCCCACCACCAACAACACGGTCACCCTCACCTTCACCGCGAGCACCCAGCGCTACCTCCGGGTGAACATCACGGCGAACAACGGCTGGCCGGCCGGCCAGATCTCGGAGTTCCAGGTCTGGAACACCTGACCCGCCCCGACGGTGCCGCCGGGCGCGGGCGCGCCCGGCGGCACCGATCACCGAAAGGAGTCGAGATGGGTGTCACCCGAAGAGTCTTCTTGAGGGCCGCGATCGCGGCCACCGCGGTGGGAGCCGCGGGAGCGACCGAGACCGTACTCGCCCCGGCCGCGTCGGCGGTCGGTTCGCCGGGCGACGTCGTCGGCAAGGTCACCGTCGGCTACCAGGGCTGGTTCGCGTGCGCCGGCGACGGCGCGCCCGTCAACGGCTGGTGGCACTGGAGCCAGGACTGGGGTCAGCCGCCGTCCCGGAACAACACCAACATCAAGTGCTGGCCCGATGTGCGCGAGTACACCAACACCTACCAGACGTCGTACGCCGCCCTCGGCAACGGCCGGCCCGCCAAGCTGTTCTCGTCGTACGACCAGCAGACGGTCGACACCCACTTCCTGTGGCTGCAGCAGAACGGCATCGACACGGCCGCCCTGCAGCGCTTCAACCCCACCGGCGGCGAGGGCCCCACGCGGGACGCCATGGCGACCAAGGTGCGTAGCGCCGCCGAAGCGTACGGCCGGAAGTTCTACATCATGTACGACGTCTCCAACTGGACGAACATGCAGTCCGAGATCAAGACGGACTGGACGGCCAAGATGTCGGCGCACACGGCGAGTTCGGCGTACGCGAAGCAGAACGGCAGGCCGGTGGTCTGCATTTGGGGGTTCGGCTTCAACGACCCCAACCATCCCTTCACCCCCGACGCCTGCCTCGACGTCGTCAACTGGTTCAAGGGGCAGGGGTGTTACGTCGTCGGAGGCGTCCCGCGCGAATGGCGGACCGGGACCGGCGGCTCGCAGCCCGGCTTCCTCGGCGTCTATCACGCCTTCAACATGATCTCGCCGTGGATGGTCGGCGCCATCGGCAACGTCACCGAGGCCGACAACGCCTACACCACGTACACCGTCCCCGACCAGGCCGACTGCAACGCCAACGGCATCGACTACCAGCCCTGCGTCCTGCCCGGCGACGTCTCCGGCCGGCAGCGCGCGCACGGCGACTTCATGTGGCGGCAGTTCTACAACGTGGTGCGGGCCGGGGTGCAGGGCATCTACATCTCGATGTTCGACGAGTTCAACGAGGGCAACCAGATCGCCAAGACCGCCGAGACCCAGGCCTGGGTGCCCACCGACTCCGGGTTCCTCGCCCTCGACGAGGACGGCACCGCCTGCTCCTCCGACTACTACCTGCGGCTGACCGGCGACGGCGGCCGCATGCTCAAGGGGCAGCTCGCGCTGACCCCGACTCGCCCTACGCAGCCGGTGGTTCCCGCCGGTGGTGACACCACGCCGCCGTCCGCGCCGGGCGGTCTGACGGCCACCGGACACACCGCCACCTCCGTCTCGCTGTCCTGGAACACGTCGACCGACAACGTCGGCGTGACCGGCTACCGCGTCCTCCAGGTGTCCGGCTCGACCGGCACGCAAGTGGGCACCACTGCCTCAACCTCCTTCACCGTCACCGGACTTGGCGCGTCCACCGCCTACACCTTCGACGTCGTCGCCCTCGACGCGGCGGGCAACGTGTCACAGCCCTCCAACCAGGTCACCGTCACCACCGACCCCCCGTCCAGCACCACCAACCTCGCCCTCCACCAACCGACTTCGGAGAGCAGCCACACCCAGATCTACGCCTCCGGCAACGCGACCGACGGCGACGCCACCACCTACTGGGAGTCCGCCAACAACGCCTTCCCGCAATGGGTCCAGGTCGATCTGGGCGCCGCCACCGGCGTCAAGCGGATCGTCCTGCGCCTGCCCCCGGCCACCGCCTGGTCCACCCGCACACAGACCGTCTCCGTCCAGGGCGGCACGGACGCCGGCACCGCCACCCAACTCCTCGCCGCGGCGGGCTACACCTTCGACCCGGCGACCGGCAACACCGCGACCCTCACGCTCCCCTCCACGGTCACCACCCGCTACGTACGGCTCAACTTCACCGCCAACACCGGCTGGCCGGCCGGGCAGGTCTCGGAGTTCCAGGTCTACGGCGCCTGATCCCTCCGCCGGGGGTGTCGTCAGAACCACCCCCGATCCGGTGTTCAGGCCCAGGGACCGCGAGCGTCGCCGGCGGCAGGATTCATGGCGTACCCAATCCACCACACGTACCTCCGGGGGACTCCATGAACGAAATGTCGGCCAGGCGTCTGGCGGGCGGTGCGGGCATCGCCGCCGCCGTCGCTCTCATCGTCCAAGTGCCCCTGTACTTCGTCTACTCGGGGCCGCCGCCGGACGCCAACGTACTGGCCAGGCTGCTCATCGGGATCGTCGCGCTGGCGTTCCTGCTGGTCTTCGTGACCGCGTTCCGCGACCTGGTGAAGCGCGTGAACCCCGAGTACGAGTGGGCCGGTTCGCTGGCCTTCACGGCGGGGCTCGTCTACACGACGATCACGCTGGTCTCCATGGGTCTCGAGGCCGGCGCGGTCATCGCCGCCGACCGTCCGATCGACCCGACGATCGAGGTCAGCGGCACCTACATCCTCTACGGGTCGATCTCCCGGCTGATGCTGGCGTTCTTCCTGACCGCGCTGGGCTTCGCCGTCTCCCGCACCCGACTGCTGCCGCGCTGGACCGCCAGGTCGGCCTATGTCCTGGCCGGGATCAACCTGGCCTTCGTGCCGTCCCTGTTCTTCGGGAACACCCCCGCGCATTTCTACGCCGCGAACGGCTGGGGCACCACCGCCCTTATGGGCGCGATCCTCAGCTACTGGCTGCTGGCCCTGGGCGTCTCCACCTACCGCAGCGCGAAAGCCCCCGCGGTGAGCCACTGAAAGGGGAGTCCGGTCCCGGCCGGATACCCAGGGTGGGTATGGTGGCTCCATGGCCCGCCTCGAACAGCCCGGAGGACCGCACCCTCGCGTGCGGTCCTCGGTGCTGCTCGTCGCCGCCCTGCTGTTCGGCCTGCTCGGGATGCACGGGCTCGGGCCCGTCCTCATGCCCGACCCCGCGCCCGGGCACACCATGACGGCCACGACCGGGATGACGGGCGAGCGGGTGTCGACACCGGACGCCTGCGATCACGACCAGGGCGACTGCGGCAGCCACATGACGCACGCCGACGCGACCTGCGCCTCCGCGTCCGTCGCCCATGCCCCGGCCGTGGTTCCGGTGCTGCAACCCGATGTGGCGGCCGGCGCCGAGGTGCCGGACGGTCGTACGTCCGGGGCGGGCAGCGGTCCCGACGGGGGCCGGGCCCCACCCTCCCTCTCGGAACTCCAACTCCTGCGGATCTAGAGCGGCCCGCGCGCCGACGTGCGCGCACCGGCATGCTCTGAACGGATCCACACACCAGGAGTTCCACCATGACCGCACAGCGCAGGTTCGTCCGTCGTACCGTCCTCGCCGTCACCGCCTCGGTGGCCGCCCTCACGCTCGCCGCGTGCGGCAGCGACGGTGGCGACAAGGCGAGCAGCGGTACCGGTACCGCTACCGCTACCGGCGGGCACAACGCCGCGGACGTCTCCTTCTCGAAGGACATGATCCAGCACCACCGCCAGGCCGTGGAGATGGCCGGGCTGGCCGCCGATCACGCCTCCTCGGCGCAGGTGAAGAGCCTTGCCACGAAGATCGAGGGCGCACAGGCCCCGGAGATCAAGACCATGTCCGGCTGGCTCACCTCGTGGGGCGAGCAGGTCCCCGAGGACATGTCCGGCATGAACCACGGCATGTCCACCGCGACGCCCGGCATGATGAGCGACGCCGACATGGGCAAGCTGGAGAAGGCCTCCGGCACCGGCTTCGACACCATGTTCCTCACCATGATGGTCGAACACCACGAGGGCGCCGTCGACATGGCGAAGACCGAGAAGGCGGACGGCACGTACCAGCCCGCCACGAAGCTCGCCGCCGATGTCATCACGGCGCAGAGTGCCGAGATCCAGCAGATGAACAAGATGCTCGGCAAGAGCTGACACCGTCACTGAACGAGGCCCGGCCGCGCACCGCGCGGCCGGGCCCCGGCTCAGGAGTCCTCCGCCGCCTCGCGCTTGCGCCGCTGCTCCTCGAACAGCCGGAGGAACTCCTTCGCCTGTTCCTCCGCGATGCGCCGCTGCTCGATCTCCTCGTCGCTCAGCACCCGGTCCCCGTCGAACACACCCTCCTCACGGAGCTGTTGCTCCTGGACGGCGGTGGGCAGTTCGGGGTCGGGGTCGGAGGGGCGCGGGCCCTCGGGACCGTCGGGGCCGACGCGCACGAGCCGTTCGACACGCACGATCCGCGTCCGGCAGCCGTCGATCACGATCTCGTCGCACCGCTCGGCGTCGATCCGGTCGGCCAGCCGCCCGTACTCCGCCTTCGTCTCCTCGTCGAGCTGCTCCATGACCGGCGCCATCACCCGCAGATAGTTGGTGAGCGCGTCCCGCGACCCCTGCGGGCTCGATTTCGTCATCTGCGTCGGCGCCCAGTGACCGTCCGAGAACTCGGCCGCCGTGAACTCCGCCGGCAGCAGCACACCCCCGGGATGCGTCTTCAGCGCGCGCCGCGAGTCCCGCCGTACGGCGGCGGGAGTCGTGCCCGGCGCGTGGACCAGCGACAGCAGCTCCATCCGCAGGATGCCCTCGGACATCCCCGTCGGGGTGTACGGATCGATCACGAACCCCGTGGTACGGCCGCGGTACTCGTAACCGTGCCCCACCTTCGCCGGGTCGGGGTCGGACGGCCGGGGCGGCTCCGGTCCCGTCGGCCCCATCCGGATGAACTGATCCCCCCGGATGACCCGGAACCGGCGGTCGAGCACCGTGACTTCGTCCACGGCCTCCCAGTCCAGTCGCTCCGCACCCCGCAGCCACTCCCGCTGCGTCGCCGTGTCGCCCGCGTCCTCGGCGGTCCGGGCCAGTCCGCGGAACGTCGAGGCCATGGTGTCGCGTGCGCCCTGCGGGTACGGGGTGGAGAAGAAGGAGACGATCTTCCAGCCGCCGGTCTCCAGCTCCTCGGCCACACCGAACACCGCGCCACCACCGCCGAGGACGTTCGGATAGGCCTTGCGGGCCTGCCACGCCTCCACGTCCGCGAGGGCCGCCGCCGGGGCCTCCGGCAGCGCCTCCATCCTGATCATCCGGTACCCGGGAACCTGATCACCGTGCTCAGACATGCCTCCAGCATGCCCGGGAGCGGGGACGGTACGCGACGAATCAACGCAACCGGCACACCAGTTGGGCTCGCGAGGCACAGGATTTGGCCAGGCGTCGCGCGCCCCGGGGTGATAGACGTCGGACATGAACAACGTGATCGTCCCCTCCCGCCCGGCCGGTGCCCGATGACCGCCGGCGCCGACACCCCCGACCGCCGGGGCCGCACCGGCCTGCACCGCACCGGCCTCGACCTGACCGGCAACCCCCGCGTCAAGGTCCGCGACGTGACCCTGCTGTCCAGCCACTGGTACGTCGAGCGCACCACGACCTTCGACTTCCGGCACGCCGACGGCACCTGGACCACCCAGGAACGCGAGACCCACGACCGCGGCAACGGCGCCACCCTGCTCCTCTACGACGCCGAGCGCGAAACGGTCCTGCTCACCCGCCAGTTCCGCTTCCCCGTGTACGTCAACGGCCACCCCGACGGCATGCTCGTCGAGACCCCGGGCGGACTCCTCGACGACGAGGACGAACACCCGGAGGAGGCCGTACGACGCGAGGTGGTCGAGGAGACCGGCCACACCGTCGGCGCGGTCGAGCACGTCTTCGACGTCTATATGAGCCCCGGCTCGGTCACCGAACGCATCGGCTTCTACGCCGCCTCCTACGGCCCCTCGACCCGCACCCACGAGGGCGGGGGCCTCCAGGAGGAGGGCGAGGACATCGAGATCCTCGAACTGCCCTTCCGCAGAGCCCTGGAGATGATCCGGAGCGGGGAGATCGCCGACGCCAAGACCATCATGCTGCTCCAATGGGCGGCCCTGGACGGGCCGTTCGCCAAGTAGCCGGCTCCACGCGAATACGGCGTGGTTTCGCCACGGGTGTCGGATTGTTCCGTGTGGCATGTCGGGATCCGGCTCCGTCAAGGGCGCGAAAAGTCCACCGTGCTCCGACAGGGGGGAATCCGGCCACCGCCCGCTGGTGAACTCCCTTGCCCGATCGGTGACTTGATCGGAGGAGTGCGGGGCTTTGTCCGCGCGACCGACCGGATATCGTCGGCCCCGCACACGGTGTCGGCGAGCGGCGTGCCGCGCGCCGCGCGTCCGCCCCCTCGTGGCACGCGCGAGGGGGCGGCTCCGGGCGCCGCGGTGCCTCGTAAGGGAACTGAAGCCACCACGGACACCGAGCAGTTCCGGGGAATCCGACCTCTTTCTAGGGGAGTTCACCATCGATGGGAACGGGAGTTCTCCGGCCTCCGGTCTGCGTCCACTGAGGGGCTCGTGGAGCAGCGGAATGATCGTTTCGGAATTCCTCACCAAAGGGGTTCACGCTGCCTCCGTTTGTGCCATCATGAGGCACTCGGAGGCGAGAGTCTCCGACGGACGACCGTGCTCGGGTGGGGATCTGACACGGCGTCCGGGGGGTTGAGCGGCAGCTCGGCGTATACGGCCGACTGTTCGCTTCGGGGGGAGTCATCCAATGGGGGAATCCCGTAATGATCAGGCATGTCCTGTGTGCGGAGATCCGGCGCGGGGAGACGAGTTCTGCCCAGTGTGCCGATGGCAGTTGTACGACGACCCGGTCCTGGGGGAGTTGACCGCGCACGACGTCGAGCAGGCGCGATCGGGGCTCGAAGCGGCCGGGCACACCTGGGACACCGGGGCGGCGCGGCGGTCGGCCCGGACCGGCGGGGCCGTGGGCGAGCGGCTCGCGGCGGTGATGCGAGGTGGTCCGCCCAGACCCGGGGAACGGATACCGGACGGCCCCCCTGCTTCTCAGGGAACGCCCTCCGGTCGAATTGCGGGACCGAGGTCCGCGGAACATCCCGAGGGGTACGAAGACATTCTTGACGACCTCTTCGGTCACCGCGTCAAGGAATTACTCTTCCTCGAATTCACGCCGGGCGAAGTGAACATGATCAAGGTGACCGTGGGAGAAGGCGGATTACCCCGACAGGCCGATGCGGGAAGCGCGAATTGGCGTTCCCTCGCTCCCGCCCTCGACTCGCATCCGGATATCCGTCGTTTCCAAATCGCCGGCGGCATCGGCACTTTACCCCCGGTCTCCCGCGGTGAATTCGACGCCGCCGTTCTCCACTGGCTCAAGGCGTACGTCCCGCCCTCCTACGAGCACTCCCTCGTGCTGCTGACGCCCCGTGCCGACTGGGCCCTGCTGGAGCGGGCGGCGGTCGCGGTGCGTGGTGTGTACACCCCGCGGGCCGAACTGGGCCGCGGTGACGCGACGGCCGCGGAGGGCACGACCGAGGAAGCCGTCACGGAGGTCCTGCGCACCGCCCCGCTGCTCGCCGACCACACCCTGCTTCTGGCCTGTTCCGACCGGGAGACCGGTGCCGTGCGTACCCGGAACCATGTGCTGTTTCCAGCCGGTCGCCGGCTGCGGCGCGGTGAGACGGCGACCGCTCGCGTCACCGTGCACGGCGGGCCCGGCGTCGCACAGCCGCTGTACTTACCGGTGTTCGCCGGCACCCCCGCTCCCGACGGGACCGGCGCCCCGACCCTGGCCGTGCACCAGGCTGGCGTCGGCGCGCTCGACCACTCCACGCTCACGTTCGTGCTGCGCGGACCCGGCGAGATCGACCTCGTCGACCCCCGCACCGGGACGGCACCGGTACCGGCTCCGCGCGCCGCCGTCGATGTACCCGCGCTGCTCACCCGCCTGCCCCACCGGATCGTCCGGCCGCCCCGGCTGGAACTCCTTCTCACGGTCGAACTCAGCGGCGCGGACCCGGCGGAGACCGGGGAACGCCTCGCCTTCGCCCGGGAGTTGGTCGCCGCGCTCGCCGCTCACGGCCCGACCGGAGCGACCCTGCGGGTCGGCGCGGTCGGCCACTACGACCATGTGATCCAGGAGAACAGCTACACCACGCGGCCCCGGCTGCTCGAACCCCCGGTCCCGCCGGGTCCGGCGTCCGTCCTGACGGCGGCCCTCGCCACCTGGGGTCACACCCTGCGCGCGCAGGACCTGGCGTCCTCGCTGGAGGACGCGCTCCATGCTGTGCTGCCGCTCGCGAGCTCGCCGAACGGCACCGCGGGGAACGTACGGCGTGTCCTGCTGATCGTGGCCCGCAGGCCGCCCGGGCGGCCCCAGCAGCACGACCTCGTCCCGACCTGCCCGCGCGGCCGCGACTGGGAGCCGGCGCTGCGTCAGTTGCGGGCCGTCGGAGTCCGGGTGATGACGAGGGCCGACCCCGTGACCGGACCCGATCCTTCGAGCCGACCGGACGCCGCTGCCCGGCGCTACGCCGACCGGGCGTGGGCCGCGCTGTCCGCCGACGGCTCGTTCCGCCCGGGCACCGACTCGGCCGCCGACGTCGCCAGGGCCCTCGCCCCGTCCTGGGATCTGGACGGACCGCCCTGCCCGCTGGCCTTCGCCACCCCCCTGCTCTGAACCACCGCCGCGCTCCGAGGAGAACGCATGTCCGCTGATTTCTACGACCCCAACAAGAACACGCCGGGCGGCACTCCGGCGGGCGGTCCGCCGAACGGTCCGGCCACCCCGGTGCCGCCCGTCCCCGGGCAGTCGGGCGGCCCCGACCCGGCCGCCGGACCGGAGCCCGCGGCCCGGCGGTGGTCCCCGACCGTGGTTGGACCGTTCCAGGCGCCTCCCGTCCAGCC from Streptomyces sp. NBC_01478 includes the following:
- a CDS encoding choice-of-anchor D domain-containing protein, translating into MFHSIRDLRRALVCAVSTAMVAAAGVFALAAPPALAASTATGGSGASLPYVEVQAENSDTNGTNIGPSYTAGQLADEASYRKATTLQGTGKYVTFTTPVATNSINFRYSIPDTSGGSVYTAALSLYVNGVKQPDFTLTNAYSWYYGSYPFTNTPGSNPHHFYDEAHRLFSTTYPAGTTFKLQVDAGDTASSYTLDFADFEQVGAALTAPSGSVSVTSKGADATGAADSTSAFNAAISSAGPGGTVWIPPGTFNIPGHISVNNVTIAGAGMWYSTVTGTAPGFYGNSAPNASTGVRLQNFAIFGNVQERDDSAQVNGVGGAMSDSTVSNLWIDHLKVGAWMDGPMDGLTFTGMRIRDTTADGINFHGGVTNSKVTNSEIRNTGDDGIATWADSALGADANDTISNNTVSLQILANAIAIYGGHDNTVSGNRVVDTGIAQGGGIHVGQRFTSTPVGTTTISDNTMVRAGSLDPNWQFGVGALWFDGSQGAITGPINVTNALIQQSPYEAVQWVEGTISGVNLNNVTIAGTGTFALQEQTGGAAKFTNVTATGVGYSNPVYNCSGGNFVITDGGGNSGISGTPYCGGWPAPVYPPYPSEGVTATPGALNFGSVATGSTSAAQTVTVSNPTSTAASVSSISTSGDYAQTNTCGSSIAANGSCTVSVKFAPTATGSRSGSLSVNAGGVTNTVTLSGTGTAPGPVLNTDPGSLAFAATVVGSSATAQTVTVTNSGTASATVSGVAATGDFSQTNTCSTLAVGASCTVTVGFKPTTGGARAGNLTVTSNANNSPTVVALTGTGIDSTTNIAAGRPATASSGSSPYVASNLTDTDASTYWEGTLGAFPQWAQVDLGQNYSVGKVVLKLPPATAWSTRTQTLSVQGSTDGSSFSTVKASAGYTFDPSTGNTVTVTFSAATARYVRVNITANSGWNAAQLSDFEVFPSGGGSSPATLSASPASLTYPTQALNTSSSAQAVTVTNTGTAAATVSGITTTGDFAQTNTCGTSIAANASCTVNVTFTPTASGTRAGDLSIASNASNGTTTVPLTGIGAGTVSRNLAAGAATTESSHTDVYGSSNVTDGNQGTYWESANNAFPQWVQVDLGSAQSASRVVLQLPATWGARNQTLSLSGSTDGATFTTLKSSATYAFDPTTNNTVTLTFTASTQRYLRVNITANNGWPAGQISEFQVWNT
- a CDS encoding galactose-binding domain-containing protein — protein: MGVTRRVFLRAAIAATAVGAAGATETVLAPAASAVGSPGDVVGKVTVGYQGWFACAGDGAPVNGWWHWSQDWGQPPSRNNTNIKCWPDVREYTNTYQTSYAALGNGRPAKLFSSYDQQTVDTHFLWLQQNGIDTAALQRFNPTGGEGPTRDAMATKVRSAAEAYGRKFYIMYDVSNWTNMQSEIKTDWTAKMSAHTASSAYAKQNGRPVVCIWGFGFNDPNHPFTPDACLDVVNWFKGQGCYVVGGVPREWRTGTGGSQPGFLGVYHAFNMISPWMVGAIGNVTEADNAYTTYTVPDQADCNANGIDYQPCVLPGDVSGRQRAHGDFMWRQFYNVVRAGVQGIYISMFDEFNEGNQIAKTAETQAWVPTDSGFLALDEDGTACSSDYYLRLTGDGGRMLKGQLALTPTRPTQPVVPAGGDTTPPSAPGGLTATGHTATSVSLSWNTSTDNVGVTGYRVLQVSGSTGTQVGTTASTSFTVTGLGASTAYTFDVVALDAAGNVSQPSNQVTVTTDPPSSTTNLALHQPTSESSHTQIYASGNATDGDATTYWESANNAFPQWVQVDLGAATGVKRIVLRLPPATAWSTRTQTVSVQGGTDAGTATQLLAAAGYTFDPATGNTATLTLPSTVTTRYVRLNFTANTGWPAGQVSEFQVYGA
- a CDS encoding DUF6153 family protein — protein: MARLEQPGGPHPRVRSSVLLVAALLFGLLGMHGLGPVLMPDPAPGHTMTATTGMTGERVSTPDACDHDQGDCGSHMTHADATCASASVAHAPAVVPVLQPDVAAGAEVPDGRTSGAGSGPDGGRAPPSLSELQLLRI
- a CDS encoding DUF305 domain-containing protein, translated to MTAQRRFVRRTVLAVTASVAALTLAACGSDGGDKASSGTGTATATGGHNAADVSFSKDMIQHHRQAVEMAGLAADHASSAQVKSLATKIEGAQAPEIKTMSGWLTSWGEQVPEDMSGMNHGMSTATPGMMSDADMGKLEKASGTGFDTMFLTMMVEHHEGAVDMAKTEKADGTYQPATKLAADVITAQSAEIQQMNKMLGKS
- a CDS encoding DUF5954 family protein; its protein translation is MSEHGDQVPGYRMIRMEALPEAPAAALADVEAWQARKAYPNVLGGGGAVFGVAEELETGGWKIVSFFSTPYPQGARDTMASTFRGLARTAEDAGDTATQREWLRGAERLDWEAVDEVTVLDRRFRVIRGDQFIRMGPTGPEPPRPSDPDPAKVGHGYEYRGRTTGFVIDPYTPTGMSEGILRMELLSLVHAPGTTPAAVRRDSRRALKTHPGGVLLPAEFTAAEFSDGHWAPTQMTKSSPQGSRDALTNYLRVMAPVMEQLDEETKAEYGRLADRIDAERCDEIVIDGCRTRIVRVERLVRVGPDGPEGPRPSDPDPELPTAVQEQQLREEGVFDGDRVLSDEEIEQRRIAEEQAKEFLRLFEEQRRKREAAEDS
- a CDS encoding NUDIX domain-containing protein translates to MTAGADTPDRRGRTGLHRTGLDLTGNPRVKVRDVTLLSSHWYVERTTTFDFRHADGTWTTQERETHDRGNGATLLLYDAERETVLLTRQFRFPVYVNGHPDGMLVETPGGLLDDEDEHPEEAVRREVVEETGHTVGAVEHVFDVYMSPGSVTERIGFYAASYGPSTRTHEGGGLQEEGEDIEILELPFRRALEMIRSGEIADAKTIMLLQWAALDGPFAK